The Prevotella sp. E2-28 genome includes the window AAACTTCGATTCACCATATTTACGAGCCTGATGATGCACCACCTTCTCGGCAATCTTATCAAAACCTGCGTTCTTTGCCAAGTAAGGCATATAGCGATGCATCTCACCATAGACCTCAATATTCTTCACCACATCACGACGATAAGCCTTCAATCCGCAGTTGAAGTCGTGCAGGTTCTTAATGCCACTCACGGCACGAGCCGTAGCATTAAAGAGCTTGGTAGGCAACGTCTTTGACAGTGGGTCATAGCGTTTCTGCTTATAGCCACTCACCAAATCATACTTCTGTTCCTTAATCATACGATAGAGTTCAGGAATCTCATCTGGCGAATCCTGCAAGTCAGCATCCATTGTGATAACCACATCACCTTCGGCCACCTTGAATCCGCAATAAAGGGCAGGACTCTTACCATAGTTGCGACGGAACTTGATACCCTTTACACAGGGTGATTTCGCTTTCAGTTCACTAATCAAATCCCACGAACGGTCTGTACTACCATCGCTGATAAAAATGACTTCATACGAGAACTTATTCTCGTTCATCACCCGCTCTATCCATGCAAAGAGCTCAGGAATAGACTCTTCCTCATTATACAGAGGTATTACTACTGATATATCCATTGTCAAATATTTATCTCTTTATTTCTTTTCCTTTTTCTGAACTAAAGTTAATTTCATCACCACAGTAATAGGCAATCCTAGAACTATACCTACCATGATAACCATCGTAAGCACATTCAGCGCAATATCAATAGGGCGCATCGTCTGTATCATATGCAAGCTCTCACTTACATAGTCTGTCATACCCGCCTGCTTGATTGCCTCCACATATTCTGGTGCTGACAGCATATCACCAATCATCATGGCCACATAACCATGATCCATGTATGCGAAATACAAATACTGTACCAATGCAAAAATCAAGCCACCGTAAAAAAACATCAGACAGATATAGGCCCAACCACGCATATACGAGATATTACCATCAAGTCCCGTAACACAAAAGCGCTTCAGGCGCTGTCCTGCGAAGAATGGCATCAACACCATAGACACCAAGGATAAAATACCATATATCTGAGATGTAAGTCCTATCACATAGCAGGCAAAACTAGATATCATCAGTACAGCCAACAGCGCGCCATCAACACGAGCAAAAGCCTTTAACTGTTTATATTCTGGTGCAGTCACGTCGTTTTTTCTATATTATATAATATGTATTCCGCTGCAAAAGTACGCATTTTCTTGCACATAACGAGGGCAATGTCTTAAAAAATAGTTAAAAACGGGAAAATTATGAATTACGAATTACGAATTATGAATTAAAAATATTACCTTTGCAGCCGCAAAAGCAAATACGGGCAGTCCTGTACGGTCAGCTCCCTCGGAATCCCCCAGGATGGGAACGTAGCAAGGGTACTTGGTCGTAGCGACGCGATGCAGACCGCTGCCCACCCGCCTCTTTAGCTCAGTTGGCCAGAGCACGTGATTTGTAATCTCGGGGTCGTTGGTTCGAATCCGACAAGAGGCTCAGGATTGACGTTAGTTTGAAAAGGATAGGTACACAGACGACCTATCCTTTTTTACTTTAAAAAGACCAAAAACGACAAGATATATGAAACCTACACCTATTAAGAAAGAAATCGTAGATACACTCGTAGAAAGCCTAGGCATCAAGGATTTTGCCAAGGCTACTATCCGCGAAGTAAAACAAGTAGCAGCTAAAGCCGAACAAGAAAGCGGCGTAGAATATATCAAAATGGAGATGGGTATTCCTGGTTTGCCTGCAGCTCAGGTTGGCGTAGATGCTCAGATAAAGGCACTGCAAGACGGCATAGCCCACTCATATCCAGACATTCAGGGTTATCCCGAACTGAAGAAGCAAGCCTCACGCTTCGTCAAGGCCTTTATCAATGTAGATATTGCCCCAGAGGGTTGTGTGCCTGTTTGCGGTTCTATGCAGGGCACTTTTGCATCTTTCCTTACCTGTTCGCAGGCTACAAAGGGAAAGGACACTGTACTTTTCATTGACCCTGGCTTTCCCGTACAGAAGATGCAACTGCAAGTACAGGGTGTGAAATACGAAACCTTCGACGTCTATGACTTCCGCGGCGACAAGTTGGGCACCAAACTGGAATCATACCTCTCTACAGGAAAAATCTGCGCTATCGTCTATAGCAACCCTAACAATCCCGCTTGGATCTGTATGACAGAGCAGGAATTGCAGACCATCGGCACGTTGGCAACTAAGTATGATGCCATCGTAATGGAAGACCTTGCCTATTTCGCTATGGATTTCCGTCAAGACCTCTCTACACCTTTCGAAGCTCCCTATCAGCCCACCGTAGCGCATTATACAGACAACTACATGTTGCTGATATCTGGTTCCAAAGCATTCTCGTATGCTGGTGAACGCATCGGTGTGGTGTGCATCAGCGACAAACTGTTCCATCGCCACTTCCCTGACCTGGCCAATCGCTACGAGGGATTGCCCTTCGGACTGGTTTTCTCTACCCGTATGCTCTACGCCCTTTCATCGGGCACAAGTCATTCAGCCCAGTATGCATTGGCAGCCTTGTTCCGTGCAGCCTGCGATGGAGAGTATCGTTTCCGCGATGACATCAAAGTGTATGGTGAGCGTGCTCATAAACTGAAGGAGATATTCCTACGTCACAATTTCTATATTGTTTACGACAAAGACTTGGACAAACCCATTGCCGATGGTTTCTATTTCACCATTGGCTATCCGAATATGACCAGTGGAGAACTGGCCCGTGAATTGATGTACTATGGTGTTTCTGCCATCTGTCTCATCACCACAGGCTCTCACCAAGAAGGCCTGCGCGTCTGCACTTCATTTATTGAGGATCACCAATATGACCAACTCGAAGAGCGAATGGCTATCTTCGCAGAAAACAACCCACGATGAACAGACTACTCATATTACTGACAGCATTTCTGATTGTTTCCTGTGGAGGGAGCAAACATGGTGACAGGAACGATGTTACCATGAAATTCAATAGTACCTGGAACATCTACGAGAAATGCACCTTCGATGACGAAGAAAACATTGTGTACAATGCCGTTGCCTGGGGCGGTTTAGTAGGCAATTTCCTTGAGAACAACATGCCTGTAGACTTGTCTGGCTATGAGTCTGTTACCTTTCAATTTGCACAACCACTGTCTGCTCCCGTTCAAGTTGTAGTCGCCAATAGGTTTAAGACCGTTGGCAAGAAAGGTCTGACCTCACTAACCTGTCATTTCGACGGACAAGATGTTACTGCTGTCAACGAGATTGTACTTCAGCCTCAAGACTCGTGCAACATCATCGTAAAAAACGTATATCTAACGCCTGGCACCACGAAATGGGCTTCTACCCCTATTTGGGAGGGAGATTGCCATTTCGGTAGCTGGAGCAAAGGTTTCGTTATCAAGCCTGAAGACGTTGCCACAGCTAAAGAAGGCGATAAGATTGAATTCATCTTCAAGGCTGATCAAAGTAGTTCGGATATCACTTACTGGTTGTTTAAGACCGTTTATAACACCACGCCTGAAACACTCGAGGGTAATGATAGTGAATTGAATGAATGGGGATGTGCCAGCGTCAGCAGCGAGGCTACCGCATACAGAATTTCACTCACGGCCAACGACATCAAGAATATTCAGAAATTTGGTATCTTTGTCAATGGTTACTATGTGAATGTATCGCGGGTGAATCTGATACACAAACTGGACTCGCATCCTATTCAGTAGTTCCTATCCTAATTTAGATCCCACCCAGGCATACACATCAAGTACGTCCAAACAGCCACTTCTTCAAGAATGGACTAATACGGAGGATATTTGAGGTGATAACGCTGAAACCGACGACCAGCAGGGCAAAGAGCACGGAAAGCGTAGTATCGGTGATAAAATTGTGCTGATAACTCTTGAAGAACAGGCCCACACTGGGCAGACTGGGCACGAAGAGGAAATGAATCAGATAGATATCCAGCGTGCGACGGCCAATATACTGCAACGAGGCACCAATGACGGTCATCTTTGTGAAGTAGTGCTTGTAGTTGCGGAAATACATCAGGGCGATAAGCAGCAAGAGGAACATGGCTCCCGTCTGGGGGATGATAGCCCACGCCATACGCAGGGTGCGCCATTTCAGGGCATCCATTGTACAGAGGATGGCCAGCAGCACGATGATGGGAAAGAACCACTTAGAGTCCATCAGCTTCTGGAACCCATTCCAGTAGCGGTGGGCAATATTACCAAAGAGGAAGAACGGCATCCACAGCATCAGTTGTCCCAAACTGGAATCTAGTAGGAACTGATGAATATCGGTCATACTGCCGCGATAGCCCTTGGCCCATGAAAAATAACGGGGCTGATAACAACTATCATAGAAAGCCAGCGAGACAAGGAACAACAGGGTGATGAGTGCTGCGGATATCCAGAAAGCCTTATTTTTGGAGAAGAGCGAGGTAATCTTACTCTCCAGATAGGCAAAGGGATAGTAAACCAGGAACATGTAGAGCAGCACCAGCGTGAACCAGTAGCCACCCTTTGTGGGCGAATGGAACGACTCTTCCAACCCAGGCCAGAAACTAGGTTTCAGAATGGCCGTAGCCAGAAGGAAGAAGCATATGGTAGGGATGAGTTGCACGCGCATCTTCTTCAGCACCAGCGTACCCAGGTTACGCAAGTCCCACACCTGCGAAGCTTTGTAGGCTAGGAAACCACTGATAAAGAAGAACAACGGCATGCGGAACAGCAACAGAAACTGAAGCGAAGAAGAGTGCTTCCACTGTTCCTCAAATCCTATCTGCGCCACGTGGTTGGCCACCACCATAATCATTGTGAAGCCGCGAAGGGCATCAAGCCACTCCATGCGTGGCTTCTTCGTTTGTGTTATTTCATTCATGGCTGCAAATTTACTTAATTTATTTGGAACTTCAAACAAAATGTCGTATTTTTGCATGTTGATATGGAGAATCTGAAGGAAAAGACAGCACGCGGACTGATGTGGGGAGCCGTAAACAACAGCACGATGCAGGTGTTGAACCTGTTGATTGGCATCCTCGTACTCCGTCATCTGACGCCAGAGGACACAGGTCTCATCGGCATGCTGGCTATCTTCTCGGCTATCGCAGGCAATCTGCAATCGAGCGGTTTCTCTACGGCACTCATCAACGAGAAGGCACCCACCAAGGAGCAGTACAACAGTGTGTTCTGGTTTAATATTTTGATGGGTGGTGTACTCTATCTCGTCCTGTTTTTCTCAGCGCCACTCATCGCGTGGTTCTTCCATCAGCCACGGCTCACCGACCTGTCGCGCTTCCTGTTCCTGGCCTTCTTCATCTCATCGTTTGGCATCTCTACAAATGCCTATATGGTGAAGAATATGATGAACCGCGAGATTACGATTGTTAACCTCTCGGCACTCCTCATTTCTGGCACCTCGGCTATCATTATGGTGTGGTGCGACATGGCCTACTGGACACTGGCCTGGCAACAGGTCATCAATGCCGCCATACTGGTCATTGGCCGATTCCTCTACGTAAAATGGAAACCTACATGGCATTTCTCATTTGACTATATCCGACAAACGTTCTCGTTCTCGATGGGAATACTGGTCACGATGATTGTGAATACTGCCAATCAGAACGTGCTGACCGTCATCTTCGGACGCCTGTTTCACGATGCCCGTGTGGTAGGAAATTTCTTTCAGGCCTACAAATGGGACTCTATGGCCTTCCAGACCGTAGGCGGTATGGTGGGACAAGTGGCACAACCCGTCTTGGTGAGTGTTCGCGAGGAGCACAACCGCGAGCAGCAGGTATTCCGTAAGATGCTGCGCTTCACGGCATTTCTCTCCTTCCCTGCCCTCTTTGGACTAGCATTGGTGTCGCGCGAGTTCATTCTCTGCACCATTGGCGAGAAGTGGATTAACATCGTGCCGCTGCTCCAGATACTCTGTATCAGTGGTGCTTTCATGCCCCTTTATACGCTCTATCAGAACCTCGTTATCAGTCATGGACGCAGCGACATCAACATGTGGCTCAACATCTGTCAGGTGTTGCTCCAGATGGGCGTCATATTCGCATTCTATCGCGAGGGGATGACCATGATGGTGGTGGCCTACTCGGCATTCAACATCCTGTGGCTAGGTGTCTGGCAGATGTTTGCCAAACGGATTATCGGGGTGAGCACGATGGACTTCCTGAAGGATGTAGTGCCATTTATGATGTGTGCGGCAGTGGTGATGGGCGTCTGTCATCTGGCTACGCTGAGCATCACCAACAACTGGTTGCTGCTGGGCGTCAGACTGCTATTGGCTGGTCTGCTGTATTTTGGTGTGATGCGTCTGCTGAACGTGGTCATCCTGCGCGAATGCATACAGTTTATTAAAAGTAAAAAGGTAAAAAAAGTAAAAAGACTAAAAGATGGAGATATCTGTCATCATACCCGTCTATAACAAGGCCGAATACCTGAACAAATGTTTTGAGAGCATTTTTACACAGGCATTCGATTATTTCGAGGTGATTGTCGTGGAGGATGGCAGCACGGATGGCTCTGGCGAAATCTGCGACAGATGGGCTGAACAGGAACCGCGCCTGAAGGCTTTCCACAAGGAGAACGGAGGGGTGACGGCAGCACGTCGCTACGGGCTGGAACATGCAGAGGGCAGATTTATCATGTTTGCTGATGCCGATGACCTGTTCACGAAGGATGCCCTCGCCATGATGTACAGACTCATCAACGAGACAGGAGCCGACGAAGTGATTGGCACCTACGATGACCAGTACGGACAGCGCCACGACTCAGGATTGAGGGGCTGGGTAGAACCAGAACATCTGATTCGCGACCTGCTGGCCCTGCGCAGTCAGTTCTGCGTGCTGTGGGGCATCATCTTCCGTCGTGAACTGCTGGAAGGCTGTCTGGGTACACCTCGTGAGGTCATTGAGCGCGAGGACTCGCTGATGCAGATAAAATGTCTGATGAAACAGCCCAAGGTATTCTTCACAGAACAGGCGGCCTACCTGCACTATGAGGACGTGCCAAACAAGCGCAAGGAGACGCTGGACTGGATTCGTATCTATGACGAGGAGTTGCGCCAGACGCTACAGCCAGAGTGGGAACGCTACCATTCGGCCTTCGTACATCATCAGATTAAGGTGTACGAGAAATTCATCGACAAAAAACAATTTCAGGTGCTCGATGCGTATTATCGCTCTCTGCGCCAACAACTTACCACCGATATTCCCTTGATGGACCGTATCGCCATCCAACTGCCAGCACGTCTGGCTTATCTCTTGATTCATACTTACAAGACTCTGCTGAAATGGAAGAAATAAAGAAATATCCTGCACAGAACGATGTGGCTGTGCTGCTCATCATTTTCTCTCGTACGGAGACGCTGAAGCATACCTTTGGTGCTATCCGTCAGTGCCGCCCCTCACGTCTGTTTATCTATCAGGACGGTCCTCGCAACGATCAGGAAGCGCTGAAGTTAGAGGTTGCACGACAGATTGTGGATGATAGTGAGATAGACTGGGAATGCGATGTGCAACGTAGTTACCACAACGAGAACTCTGGTGCCTGGCTTTCAAACCATAAGGCTCAGACCTGGGCTTTTTCATTGGCAGATAAAGTGATAGTGTTAGAGGATGACTCTACACCTTCGCTGTCGTTTATTCCTTTCTGCAAGGAGATGCTCGACCGTTATGAGCATGATGAGCGTATCACGATGATTGCCGGTTTTAATCATGAGGAACAGACAGATGCGCCCTACGATTATCTCTTCACCACAGCCTTCAGCATCTGGGGATGGGCTTCATGGCGCAGGGTCTTTGAGCGTTGTGAGGTGGGCTATCCTATTGCTGACGATGCGTTCAACATGCATCAGTTAGAGGCTTACGTAGCCAACAGGCGCGAGGGTGGCAAGGAGATGCTGAAGAAGCTCCACAAGCACAAGGAATCGGGCAACCCCATCTACGAGACACTGATCTGGACGGCCTGCACACTGAATAGCGGACTGACCATCGTGCCTACAATGAACCTGATACACAATACAGCCGTGAGCGAGGAGTCGGCTCATTTCCAGAGTTCGCTGAACACGCTTCCCAAGGCGATGCAACGATTGCTCACCATGCCCAGTCATGAGTTAGAGTGGCCTTTACACCATCCGAAATATGTCATCGAGAACGTAGAGTACAAGCATCGCGTCTATCGCATCATGGCATGGGGACACCCGTGGGTGAAGATAGGTCGCTCCATAGAAGAACTGCTACGCAATCTGCGTTATGGCAACATCAAACAAATTAGGGAGGCTATCAAGCACAGGATTAGTAAGCTGACAGGGCGTTATAACTATCAGTAGTATTTCTTTACTAGAGGAACAATCGCCTCTGGCACCAGCCCTTCGATACTTTTACCTGCACGCACACGCTGACGAATCTCCGTACTTGAAACGTTAAGCAAGGGCACATCAATGGTTCCTGGGTATGCTTCTCGCGGATAAGCAATTACCTCATGATGATTCATAATATCCTGCCAGTTGCGCCAGCGCTGGAAATGAGCCCAGTTGTCGCCTCCTATCAACAATGAGAACGTGCAATCTGGATAATCCTTACTCAAATGCTGTAAGGTATTCCAAGTATAAGAAGGCTTTGGCAGACGGAATTCATAATCGCAGGCCTTCACGCCTTCAACACCCTCAAGTGCTTTCTCTGCCATCTGCAACCGCAGATGATCATCAAGTAAGTCTGTAGAATTTTGCTTCAAAGGATTCTGGGGCGACACCATTAACCATATCTCATCTAACGCACATTGCCTCAGCACGGCCTGTGCTAAGGCAATGTGTCCGTTATGGATAGGGTTAAATGAACCACCAAAGATACCTATTCGTTTCATCCCAAGAATGCTTTCACAATCTGAAGGGTCTCTTGCTTAGCCGTTTCCAAATCATCATTCACAATGACATGGTCAAACTGCTGAGCGAAGGTCATCTCGTATTCTGCCTTTGCCAAGCGTTCTGCAATGGCTTCAGCAGTATCAGTAGCACGACCTTCCAGGCGGCGACGCAACTCTTCTACGGAAGGTGGCTGGATAAACAGGCTCAACGCCTCATCGCCATAATATTTCTTGATATTGATGCCGCCCTTTACGTCAACATCAAATACCACGTTCTGTCCTTGGTTACGCTGGTTTTCCACCTGTTGCTTCAAAGTGCCGTAGAAGCGATCTTGATAAACTTCTTCATACTCTAGAAACTCATCGTTCTGAATCTTAGAACGGAATTCCTCTGGCGTCAGGAAGAAATACTCCACACCATTCTGCTCAGAACCACGTGGTGCCCGACTGGTGCAGGAGATAGAGAAATAGAGTCTCAACTCAGGATGCTCCTTCATCAACCACTGTACGATAGTGCTCTTTCCACTACCACTGGGAGCAGATACGATTAACATCTTGCCTTTCATAACTTTGAACTATGAATTATGAACTATGAACTAAAGGGCGTTCAACACCTGTTCCTTAATCTGCTCCAGTTCGTCCTTCATCTGCACCACGATGTTCTGCATCTCAGCCTGATTGGACTTTGACCCAGTAGTATTGATTTCACGACCCATCTCCTGAGCGATGAAGTCCAGTTTCTTACCCTGACCGTGACCATCACGCATCGTCTCACGGAAGTACTTCAAATGATTCGTCAGACGCTGCTTCTCCTCACTGATATCCAACTTCTCAATATAGTAAATCAGTTCCTGTTCCAAGCGGTTCTTATCATATTCTACACCAGGAATCTGCTGCAAGCCATCAACGATACGCTGACGGATTTTCTCTACACGACTCTTCTCGTAAGGTTCAATCTCAGCCAGCAGACGCTCAATATTATCAATCTTCTCAGCAAATTTCTTCTCAAGAGCGGCACCCTCCTGCTTACGGAAATCTACCAAAGCATTGATAGCGCCCTCCACAGCCTTACGTGCAGCAGCCCATTCCTCATCAGTCAGTTCCACCTGCTCCGTCTTTGTCAGCACATCAGGCATACGGGTCAGTGTGTACATCCAATCCTCGGGTTCGGGGATACCGACCTTCTCTGCCACACTCTTCAATTGGTGATAGTAATTCTCAACCAAGGCCGCATTCACAGGTGTAGCATCCACGCCGGCATCCTTCTCTATCCACAGGCTGAAGTCCACCTTGCCACGCTCCAATGCAGCAGCAATCATCTGACGGATCTCCATCTCTTTCTCACGATAGAGGGGAGCGATACGCGTCTGCAAATCCAACTGTTTAGAATTAAGCGACTTGATTTCTGCGTTAATTTTCTTGTCTTTAAATGCCACGACAACCTTGCCGTAGCCAGTCATTGATTGTATCATAACTATGTTTATCTTTTCTTTTCGACCGCAAAGGTACTACTTTCTTCACAATTATGTGCACCAAAACACAGTTTTCTGCTTTATTTCATTTTAGAAGCCCACTCTACTACCCTTTCGGAAGGAAAATCGAGCAGTAATCGGGAGGAAGCCTAAAGCGGATCTACATCGTAATAGACCTGAAGAGAAGCATAGCGTTTATCCTGTAGCATCTGTTGCTGTGCAAGTGTTAGGTATTGTCGGACGCGAGGCATGTCAATACCCGTTTCGAGTTTCAACACCAGTTTGCGGATACTCAGAGTTTTTACGCGCGCTACGGCAGGTTTGTCTGGTCCTAAGACACGGTCGCCAAACCACTGGCGTAGGCGTGAGCCCAATTCTACCCCAGCCGTATTGACAACATCGTCCTTTGAGTGCTTCAAATAAACATATATCAGACGGTAGTACGGTGGATAATGGAAGAGTTGGCGCTCTTCAAGGAGTTCTCGCGAGAACTGACCGAAGTCATTACGCACCACTTGCTGGATAATAGGCAGGTCTGGATTCTTTGTCTGCAGGATTACCAATCCCTGCCGCCCTTTTCTACCTGCACGTCCGCTAACCTGCGCCATCATCATAAAGGCATGTTCAAAGGCACGAAAATCAGGCTGATTCAGCATTCCATCGGCATTAAGGATACCCACCACCGATACCTTATCAAAATCCAAGCCCTTACTAATCATCTGCGTGCCGATAAGTAGATTAGTATGTCCAGCCGAGAAATCTGTGATGAGCCGCTCATAGGCATTACGAGTACGCGTGGTATCAAGGTCCATACGAGCCACACGAGCCTCTGGGAATATCTCACGAATCTGGTCTTCTATCTTCTCTGTACCATAGCCACGCCCTTTCAACTCCTTACTACCACAGGCAGGACACTCCGTAGGCACCTGATAGGTAAAGCCACAGTAATGACATGAGAGCTGATTCAAGTTGCGATGGAGTGTCAGACTGACATCACAATGCTGGCAACGAGGCACCCAGCCACACTGCTTGCATTCTATCATTGGCGCCCATCCACGACGGTTTTGGAAAAGAATAGCCTGTTCTCCACGCTCAAGAGCCTCGCGAACACTTGCTAGCAAGAGTGGTGAGAAAGGTCCACGCATCATCTTACGCCGTTGCAGATCACGCGTATCAACAACCTGTATCTCGGGCAGCAGAATGCCTTGATAACGCTCCGTCAACGACACATACCCATATTTCCCCGTCTGCGAATTATAATAGGATTCCATCGAGGGTGTTGCCGTACCTAACAATGTCTTAGCCCCTAACATAATTGCCGCACTCCTTGCATGATACCTTGGCATGGGATCTTGCTGCTTGTATGAGGTCTCATGTTCTTCGTCCACAATGACGAGGCCAAGACGCTGAAAAGGAAGGAACACAGCACTGCGGGCACCAAGGATAACATCATACGGATTCTTCGAGAGTTGCTTCTGCCAAATCTCCACGCGTTCAGCATCACTATATTTAGAATGATAGATGCCCAGACGACGACCGAAAACACGCTGCAGACGCTGCATCATCTGAACGGTGAGAGCTATCTCAGGCATGAGGAATAGTACCTGATGATGCTGTTCGAGTTCACGTTGAATAAGCTGAATATAAATTTCGGTCTTACCACTGGAGGTAACACCATGAAGCAGCGTTACCTGCTTCTTCATAAATGAGAGGAGAATCTTATTATAGGCATCCTGCTGAGCCACGCTCAAGGGCTTTATATACTCTGGATGCGGTTCACCACCCTGATTCAGTCGGCCTACCTCTACCTCGTAGGTCTCCAATATACCTCGCTTCACCAATTGAGTGATAACGGGCAGCGTAGCCTCTGAGGCATTCATCAGCTCCTCACGTGTAATCTCTACCACTGGTTCACGACATGTACTGCCCTCAAGACTATCCCAATGAGACAATGACAGATATGCAATCAGGGCTTCTCGTTGCTTGGCGGCGCGAGCCAGCATATTTAATGCTACATGGAGCGTAGGTTCGTTTTGATAACTTTGTGTCAAACGAATAAAAGTCTCAGTACGTGGTTTATAGCCTTCCTCAGCCTTCAAACCAGCAGGCAGAGCAGCCTTATACACCTCACCAATAGGCGACATATAATAATCGGCAATCCACTGCCAAGACTTCAACTGTTCTGGCAACAGAATAGGCAAGCTATCGACAACAACGGAGAGGGACTTCACCTCATAACCCTGAGGCTTATCATCATGCAGACGGGCAATGATGCCTACATAGTTTTTGCTACGACCAAAGGGAACAATGACGCGTATCCCTGGAGTTACGCGTCCTTGTGCTTCTGTCGGGACGGAATACGTGAAATAACCGTCGAGCGGCACAGGTAATATGACATCCGCATACTGACTCATCAGAAAATATAAGCAACCGACAGCATCCACGAGTTTGCTGTGGTCTTCGTACTTGACAGAGAATTCTTTGTAGACTTTCCTACCGTATTCCAAGTAACATCGCCCGTTTTCCCTATTGGGATATTATAATAGACGATAGCTTCCAAATGATGACCTACCGATGCTCCAAAACCAAAATCTAATGACATTTTCGTATCTTGCAGAGCAAACTGCTTACCATTATTCTGAGCATCCTCCCAATAGAACTTTGAAGGCCCCACATTAAATGCCAACTGAGGACCTGCAGTAAGGAATATACTACCAAAGTCCAAGATACTAGCTCCATAACGTGCATGAGCTGGAATCAGGATTGACTGCTGATTAATCGATTCGTTCTCAACCTTCAACTTACGCTGATTGTAAAGTCCAGAGATATCCAAGCTCAATCCTGGCACCATCGTAGAAATTACAAAGGTAGGACCAATAAAAAAGCCAGCACGATTAGACTTATCGAACACATCGTCATTAAACTCCATATTCACGACCTCAAATCCGCCCTTTACTCCAAAATATACACCTTGAGCTGACAAAGGCATGACCACCAGCCATGCCATTACTGTCAGGAGCAGTATATATACCAGTCTCTTTACCATATCAACTGCGCATTAATGACGTTGACGACGTACGGATACTCGCGCTGCCGACGCCCCGCTACTACTTGACGAAGAAGATTTACTCTTCACAGTCTTACTGCGGCTTTCGCGTTTCTGCTGCTTAACCTGCGCCTTCAGCACTTTAGGGTCATTGACTGCAATACTGTCCAAAGAGTCACGCTTGGCCTTGTCGCCAAAGATATTATTCTGGAAAGCAGCCAGTTCTGCCTCTATACGCTTCTGCTCTGCCGACAACTTAGTAGAGTCGTTACCCACAATCTGTGCCAGCGTCTTTCCTTGACTATTATTGGTCTTGTAGATTTTTCCTTTATACTTATTCAGCGTAAAATAGTCATCAAGGTTTACTAGCGAAGCGTCATTCTTCTCACTAATACGTACCGACTGACGACTCAGATAAGGCTCCACATCAGAATATTTCACCCAGAAAAGAGGATATTTTGCAGCCTCATCACCAAAATCATCCTCGCGAAGCATCACA containing:
- a CDS encoding glycosyltransferase family 2 protein, yielding MEISVIIPVYNKAEYLNKCFESIFTQAFDYFEVIVVEDGSTDGSGEICDRWAEQEPRLKAFHKENGGVTAARRYGLEHAEGRFIMFADADDLFTKDALAMMYRLINETGADEVIGTYDDQYGQRHDSGLRGWVEPEHLIRDLLALRSQFCVLWGIIFRRELLEGCLGTPREVIEREDSLMQIKCLMKQPKVFFTEQAAYLHYEDVPNKRKETLDWIRIYDEELRQTLQPEWERYHSAFVHHQIKVYEKFIDKKQFQVLDAYYRSLRQQLTTDIPLMDRIAIQLPARLAYLLIHTYKTLLKWKK
- a CDS encoding hemolysin activation protein encodes the protein MEEIKKYPAQNDVAVLLIIFSRTETLKHTFGAIRQCRPSRLFIYQDGPRNDQEALKLEVARQIVDDSEIDWECDVQRSYHNENSGAWLSNHKAQTWAFSLADKVIVLEDDSTPSLSFIPFCKEMLDRYEHDERITMIAGFNHEEQTDAPYDYLFTTAFSIWGWASWRRVFERCEVGYPIADDAFNMHQLEAYVANRREGGKEMLKKLHKHKESGNPIYETLIWTACTLNSGLTIVPTMNLIHNTAVSEESAHFQSSLNTLPKAMQRLLTMPSHELEWPLHHPKYVIENVEYKHRVYRIMAWGHPWVKIGRSIEELLRNLRYGNIKQIREAIKHRISKLTGRYNYQ
- the nadD gene encoding nicotinate (nicotinamide) nucleotide adenylyltransferase; protein product: MKRIGIFGGSFNPIHNGHIALAQAVLRQCALDEIWLMVSPQNPLKQNSTDLLDDHLRLQMAEKALEGVEGVKACDYEFRLPKPSYTWNTLQHLSKDYPDCTFSLLIGGDNWAHFQRWRNWQDIMNHHEVIAYPREAYPGTIDVPLLNVSSTEIRQRVRAGKSIEGLVPEAIVPLVKKYY
- the gmk gene encoding guanylate kinase: MKGKMLIVSAPSGSGKSTIVQWLMKEHPELRLYFSISCTSRAPRGSEQNGVEYFFLTPEEFRSKIQNDEFLEYEEVYQDRFYGTLKQQVENQRNQGQNVVFDVDVKGGINIKKYYGDEALSLFIQPPSVEELRRRLEGRATDTAEAIAERLAKAEYEMTFAQQFDHVIVNDDLETAKQETLQIVKAFLG
- a CDS encoding YicC/YloC family endoribonuclease, giving the protein MIQSMTGYGKVVVAFKDKKINAEIKSLNSKQLDLQTRIAPLYREKEMEIRQMIAAALERGKVDFSLWIEKDAGVDATPVNAALVENYYHQLKSVAEKVGIPEPEDWMYTLTRMPDVLTKTEQVELTDEEWAAARKAVEGAINALVDFRKQEGAALEKKFAEKIDNIERLLAEIEPYEKSRVEKIRQRIVDGLQQIPGVEYDKNRLEQELIYYIEKLDISEEKQRLTNHLKYFRETMRDGHGQGKKLDFIAQEMGREINTTGSKSNQAEMQNIVVQMKDELEQIKEQVLNAL